A window of the Lolium perenne isolate Kyuss_39 chromosome 7, Kyuss_2.0, whole genome shotgun sequence genome harbors these coding sequences:
- the LOC127326257 gene encoding polyphenol oxidase I, chloroplastic → MGISTQIVEHTFSSISVAMSSASSFVCSPIASASSGCLLPPSKHGTGPSIGKLQGRRLSCRAAATSGSGGDENQQVRRNIDRRDVLFGLSGFAAVTSTKLGLALAADAEPVCASVPITAEVLKCSLTDDFDCPAEYDATKVIDFKSLPLPSGPPRVRRPAHELDDAYVKKFEEAIRRMKELDEDDPRSYYNQSGIHEAYCDKHYNVVSSGSPDVTFDVHFSSIFAPWHRMYIYFFERILGDLIGDPTFALPYWNWDSPEGMMLPSIFLNESSPLFNANRNQAHLRSFMDLNLGPAKQKNLPEPECTGDALCLLENNLYSMYRQMTVDTPEEFFGNKFCAFDAKFTGSLENGAHTAAHIWAGGDMGSLKTAARDPVFYCNHSNVDRMWHLWTTTLGRDNLPYKEWLDTSFVFYDEMKRPVRISVQDVLDNGKLGYTYQEKRNLEWLQKRPVPSTVINRPVSTQKPVTPASSFPLTLNNGQNQYVTVARPQKAQAAGGSSRKAPEVLVFDLTVDPCQFAKFNVLLNVPRGQEGIVGPKNSEYVGSFMYVPHSSGDDDDGSRFSRGRGRRDRRDDDRGRGRGDRGRDDDRGRRSDRGRGDRGRDDDRGRGRGGDRGRDDDRGRGRGGDRGRDDDRGRGRGDRGRMMENQDVSYRLNLREIIADLNCGRDTTLDITIVPIAGEKTLVNSLRVDIL, encoded by the exons ATGGGTATAAGCACGCAAATAGTAGAGCACACATTCTCTAGTATATCGGTGGCCATGTCGAGCGCCTCCAGCTTCGTGTGCTCGCCTATAGCCTCGGCCTCCTCTGGATGCCTGCTTCCTCCAAGTAAGCACGGCACCGGTCCTTCCATCGGCAAGTTGCAGGGCCGCCGCCTGTCGTGCAGAGCCGCAGCCACGTCTGGTAGTGGCGGCGACGAAAACCAGCAGGTCCGCCGCAACATCGACCGCCGGGACGTCCTTTTCGGCCTCTCCGGGTTCGCCGCTGTCACAAGCACAAAGCTCGGCCTCGCGCTCGCCGCTGACGCCGAGCCAGTGTGCGCGAGCGTGCCCATCACGGCCGAGGTGCTGAAATGCAGCTTGACGGACGATTTCGACTGCCCCGCCGAGTACGACGCCACGAAGGTCATCGACTTCAAGAGCCTGCCACTACCGAGTGGGCCGCCTCGCGTCCGCCGGCCGGCGCACGAGCTAGACGACGCGTACGTGAAGAAGTTCGAGGAGGCCATCCGTAGGATGAAGGAGCTGGACGAGGACGACCCGCGCAGCTACTACAACCAGTCGGGGATCCACGAGGCCTACTGCGACAAACACTACAACGTGGTGTCGTCGGGCAGCCCCGATGTCACGTTCGACGTGCACTTCTCCTCCATCTTCGCGCCGTGGCATCGCATGTACATCTACTTCTTCGAGCGCATCCTCGGCGACCTCATCGGCGACCCCACTTTCGCGCTGCCCTACTGGAATTGGGACTCCCCGGAAGGGATGATGCTGCCCTCCATATTCCTGAATGAGTCCTCCCCGCTCTTCAACGCCAATCGCAACCAGGCACACCTCCGCTCCTTCATGGATCTCAACCTGGGGCCCGCAAAGCAAAAAAACCTTCCTGAACCTGAGTGCACCGGCGACGCTTTATGCCTCCTGGAGAACAATCTCTACAGCATGTATCGTCAG ATGACCGTGGACACGCCGGAGGAATTTTTCGGCAACAAGTTCTGCGCGTTTGATGCGAAGTTCACCGGGTCACTGGAGAACGGGGCACACACGGCGGCACACATCTGGGCTGGGGGAGACATGGGGAGCCTGAAGACGGCGGCACGCGACCCCGTGTTCTACTGCAACCACTCCAACGTTGATCGCATGTGGCACCTGTGGACAACCACGCTAGGCCGCGACAACCTCCCCTACAAGGAGTGGCTCGACACCAGCTTCGTCTTCTACGACGAGATGAAGCGGCCGGTGCGCATCAGTGTCCAGGACGTCCTAGACAACGGCAAGCTCGGGTACACGTACCAGGAGAAGAGGAACCTGGAGTGGTTGCAGAAGCGCCCCGTGCCGTCCACCGTAATCAACCGCCCGGTCAGCACCCAGAAACCTGTTACCCCTGCCTCGTCGTTCCCCTTAACTCTCAACAATGGCCAGAACCAGTACGTGACGGTGGCGAGGCCGCAGAAGGCCCAGGCCGCTGGCGGCAGCAGCAGGAAGGCACCGGAGGTGCTGGTGTTCGACCTCACGGTCGACCCCTGCCAGTTCGCCAAATTCAACGTGCTCCTAAACGTGCCTAGGGGCCAGGAGGGGATAGTGGGGCCCAAGAACAGCGAGTATGTAGGAAGCTTCATGTACGTTCCGCACAGCAGTGGCGACGACGATGACGGCAGCCGTTTCAGTCGCGGCCGTGGCCGCCGCGATCGGCGGGACGACGACCGCGGCCGCGGCCGTGGCGATCGTGGCCGTGATGATGACCGTGGCCGCCGCAGCGACCGTGGCCGTGGCGATCGTGGCCGTGACGATGACCGTGGACGCGGCCGTGGCGGCGATCGCGGCCGTGACGATGACCGTGGACGCGGCCGTGGCGGCGACCGCGGCCGTGACGATGACCGTGGACGCGGCCGTGGCGACCGCGGCCGCATGATGGAGAACCAGGATGTGTCGTACCGCCTCAATCTGCGAGAGATCATCGCGGACCTCAACTGCGGCCGGGACACGACTCTGGACATCACGATTGTACCAATCGCGGGTGAGAAGACCCTGGTCAACAGTCTGCGCGTCGACATCCTTTGA